From Corvus cornix cornix isolate S_Up_H32 chromosome 5, ASM73873v5, whole genome shotgun sequence, the proteins below share one genomic window:
- the RIC3 gene encoding protein RIC-3 isoform X2 has product MAAWTCCRVAAVSCLVLCVSLLLPRTFLPRAGGRQEPGAAPPEGKLGRFPPRMHSHAIPDSRAVPHFPRSHLTEAVAKAKAGGGGSGSTGGTGRGLVGQIIPIYGFGIFLYILYILFKLASKGRTTPAERKCPTATPGNMKRKITDYELTQLQERLRETEEAMEKLINRVGPMYDRTQNVTTDQEKMLLQQLREITRVMKEGKLIDDISPEKEAEEAPYMADWEGYPEETYPVYDNSDCFKRKQDTILVDYPDLSQPSPEELAERMEGMEDEEYPYDETLLSDLTMGMGGQDLMQTKDEVTLISEKKSDLPCSQSAEECCCCCDDDPAVVAENAGFHSESCSEVEETSQEDLSVESENENAALEKQKVSESEETGTLRKRNTKVLD; this is encoded by the exons ATGGCGGCCTGGACGTGCTGCCGGGTGGCCGCCGTGTCCTGCCTGGTGCTCTGcgtctccctcctcctgccgcGCACCTTCCTGCCCCGGGCCGGCGGCAGGCAGGAGCCCGGCGCTGCGCCGCCCGAGG ggaagcTTGGTCGCTTTCCTCCGAGGATGCATTCCCACGCCATTCCCGACAGCCGAGCTGTTCCTCATTTTCCACGGTCTCACCTTACTGAAGCAGTTGCCAAAGCCAAGGCAGGTGGAGGTGGTAGTGGAAGCACTGGTGGAACTGGGAGAGGTCTTGTGGGACAGATTATCCCTATATATGGATTTGGCATCTTCTTATATATCCTGTACATTTTATTTAAG CTGGCTTCCAAGGGAAGAACCACTCCTGCAGAGCGGAAATGCCCTACTGCTACACCTGGGAACATGAAGAGGAAAATCA ctgACTATGAACTCACTCAGCTCcaggaaagactgagagagaCAGAAGAAGCTATGGAAAAATTAATCAACAGAGTAGGACCTATGTATGACAG GACCCAAAATGTTACAACAGaccaggaaaaaatgttacttCAGCAACTCAGAGAAATTACTAGAGttatgaaagaaggaaaactcaTCGATGACATCTCTCCTGAGAAGGAAGCTGAGGAAGCTCCTTACATGGCAGATTGGGAAG GTTATCCAGAAGAGACCTATCCTGTCTACGACAATTCTGATTGCTTCAAGCGCAAGCAGGACACAATCCTTGTAGATTACCCTGACCTGAGCCAGCCCTCTCCAGAAGAGCTGGCAGAAAGAATGGAGGGCATGGAAGACGAGGAGTATCCTTATGATGAAACCCTGCTAAGTGATCTCACCATGGGAATGGGTGGTCAGGATTTAATGCAGACAAAGGATGAGGTAACTCTCATCAGTGAGAAGAAGAGTGACCTTCCTTGCAGCCAGAGCGCCGAGgagtgctgctgttgctgtgatGATGATCCTGCTGTCGTAGCAGAGAATGCTGGATTCCACTCGGAGAGCTGCAGTGAAGTAGAAGAGACAAGCCAAGAGGACCTGTCTGTGgagtcagaaaatgaaaatgcagcactggaaaagcaaaaagtcAGTGAGTCAGAGGAGACAGGCACACTGAGAAAGCGCAACACCAAAGTACTGGATTGA
- the RIC3 gene encoding protein RIC-3 isoform X1, translating to MAAWTCCRVAAVSCLVLCVSLLLPRTFLPRAGGRQEPGAAPPEGKLGRFPPRMHSHAIPDSRAVPHFPRSHLTEAVAKAKAGGGGSGSTGGTGRGLVGQIIPIYGFGIFLYILYILFKLASKGRTTPAERKCPTATPGNMKRKITDYELTQLQERLRETEEAMEKLINRVGPMYDSRTQNVTTDQEKMLLQQLREITRVMKEGKLIDDISPEKEAEEAPYMADWEGYPEETYPVYDNSDCFKRKQDTILVDYPDLSQPSPEELAERMEGMEDEEYPYDETLLSDLTMGMGGQDLMQTKDEVTLISEKKSDLPCSQSAEECCCCCDDDPAVVAENAGFHSESCSEVEETSQEDLSVESENENAALEKQKVSESEETGTLRKRNTKVLD from the exons ATGGCGGCCTGGACGTGCTGCCGGGTGGCCGCCGTGTCCTGCCTGGTGCTCTGcgtctccctcctcctgccgcGCACCTTCCTGCCCCGGGCCGGCGGCAGGCAGGAGCCCGGCGCTGCGCCGCCCGAGG ggaagcTTGGTCGCTTTCCTCCGAGGATGCATTCCCACGCCATTCCCGACAGCCGAGCTGTTCCTCATTTTCCACGGTCTCACCTTACTGAAGCAGTTGCCAAAGCCAAGGCAGGTGGAGGTGGTAGTGGAAGCACTGGTGGAACTGGGAGAGGTCTTGTGGGACAGATTATCCCTATATATGGATTTGGCATCTTCTTATATATCCTGTACATTTTATTTAAG CTGGCTTCCAAGGGAAGAACCACTCCTGCAGAGCGGAAATGCCCTACTGCTACACCTGGGAACATGAAGAGGAAAATCA ctgACTATGAACTCACTCAGCTCcaggaaagactgagagagaCAGAAGAAGCTATGGAAAAATTAATCAACAGAGTAGGACCTATGTATGACAG CAGGACCCAAAATGTTACAACAGaccaggaaaaaatgttacttCAGCAACTCAGAGAAATTACTAGAGttatgaaagaaggaaaactcaTCGATGACATCTCTCCTGAGAAGGAAGCTGAGGAAGCTCCTTACATGGCAGATTGGGAAG GTTATCCAGAAGAGACCTATCCTGTCTACGACAATTCTGATTGCTTCAAGCGCAAGCAGGACACAATCCTTGTAGATTACCCTGACCTGAGCCAGCCCTCTCCAGAAGAGCTGGCAGAAAGAATGGAGGGCATGGAAGACGAGGAGTATCCTTATGATGAAACCCTGCTAAGTGATCTCACCATGGGAATGGGTGGTCAGGATTTAATGCAGACAAAGGATGAGGTAACTCTCATCAGTGAGAAGAAGAGTGACCTTCCTTGCAGCCAGAGCGCCGAGgagtgctgctgttgctgtgatGATGATCCTGCTGTCGTAGCAGAGAATGCTGGATTCCACTCGGAGAGCTGCAGTGAAGTAGAAGAGACAAGCCAAGAGGACCTGTCTGTGgagtcagaaaatgaaaatgcagcactggaaaagcaaaaagtcAGTGAGTCAGAGGAGACAGGCACACTGAGAAAGCGCAACACCAAAGTACTGGATTGA